The DNA sequence GCGGGTAAGAACAATAAAGCTTACGTGAGCATTGGCCGTGTTTTGATCGAGCGAGGCTTAGTTCCACGCGAAAAAATGTCACTGAAAGCAATCAAAGAGTGGGTATTGGCAAACGATCCTGAAGTTGTCAAAGAGCTGCTTGAGCAAAACCCATCTTTCGTGTTTTTTGAAGCGAGAGACGACCTATCAGTAATGGGCAGCGCGGGCATCCCTCTATTACCTATGGCGGCAGTCGCGGGCGATCGCTCTATATTGCCTATGGGGACGCCAATCCTAGCTGAGGTTCCATTATTGAATGCAGACGGTACTTGGAGCGGTGCGCACCAACTAAGACTGTTACTGGTTTTGGATACCGGTGGCGCAGTTAAGCAGAACCATTTGGATCTCTACCACGGTATGGGGCCAAGAGCAGGAACTGAAGCGGGTCATTACAAGCATTTTGGTCGTGTATGGAAGCTTGGCTTAGATGGCAGTGCCACCGAAGCGCCTTGGGCTTTGCCTCCTGAAAAGGTCGAGTAAACAACAATAAAATAGGGCATTGAAAGCGAATCGCTAATCCCCTAGACTTTTAATTCAAGAGTGCGTATAAAACGCACTCTTTTCTTTTTCTCAGAAATAAATTGGCGGCAACAATGCGTGAATTGACCACTCCAGCTTCAGAAAACTATGACCAACGATTTGGTGGCACTCGTCGCTTATATGGCAATAGTGAAGTCGACATACTTAGAGCAGCACACGTGTGTGTGATCGGTATTGGCGGTGTAGGTTCATGGGCTGTTGAAGCGCTTGCTCGTACCGGTTTAGGTGAGCTGACTTTGATCGATATGGATGATGTGTGTGTGACTAACATCAACCGTCAAATCCATGCAATGTCGGGTACCGTCGGTAAGAGCAAAATCGAAGTGATGGCCGAGCGCGTCAAACTGATTAACCCTGAGTGTAAAGTGAACCTGATTGACGACTTTATTGGCCCTGATAATCAGGCTGAATACCTATCGAAAGAGTTCGACTTTGTGTTAGATGCGATTGATAGTATGAAAGCTAAAGCTTCACTGTTGGCATATTGTCGTAGCAACAAAATCAAGGTGATCACCACCGGTGGCGCGGGTGGGCAAGTCGACCCGACTCAAATCAAAGTGGCTGATCTGACTAAGACGATTCAAGATCCGCTAGCGAAGAAGCTAAAAGATACCCTTCGTCGTCATCATAATTTCCCTATGAACCCTGCGCGTAAGTTTGGTATCGATTGTGTGTTCTCGACTGAGCAACTGAAATACCCTCAAGCCGACGGCAGTGTATGTGCTGCGAAAGCAACAGCGGAAGGTCCAAAACGCATGGACTGTGCGACGGGTTTTGGCGCTGCGACAGTGGTCACCGCGACTTTTGGTTTTGTGGCTGTTTCACGTATTGTTGAAAAGCTGATTCAAAAGCACGCTAAGTAACGTCTTCTATTCAATTAATAATCGACTGGATATTAAAATGACCACATTCCCAAGCTCTCCATTCGGCACTGAAATTACCAGTGATGATATTGTCGCGAAGATGCAGACATTCAGCGGTTGGGAAGACCGTTATCGTCAAGTGATTCAATGGGGTAAGAAATTACCTAGCATGCCTGATGAGCTGAAGAGTGAGCAGGTTGTAGTTTCTGGTTGTGAAAGCCAAGTCTGGCTAGTTTCTCAGAACATCGACGGTGTTTGGTATTTTTGTGCTGATTCTGATGCTCGTATCGTGCGCGGTCTGATCGCATTAGTGATGGCTGCGTATGATGGAAAAACATCAGAGCAGGTTCAAGCGTTTGATATTGATGGTTACTTCGAAAACATCGGTTTAATCAACCACCTAAGCCCATCTCGCGGTAATGGATTAAAAGCGATCGTTGCTCAAATCCAAGAACTAAGTGCTTAATATCTCTTAGATACACAGAAACAAAAAGGGTTGACGCTAAA is a window from the Vibrio splendidus genome containing:
- the tcdA gene encoding tRNA cyclic N6-threonylcarbamoyladenosine(37) synthase TcdA, coding for MRELTTPASENYDQRFGGTRRLYGNSEVDILRAAHVCVIGIGGVGSWAVEALARTGLGELTLIDMDDVCVTNINRQIHAMSGTVGKSKIEVMAERVKLINPECKVNLIDDFIGPDNQAEYLSKEFDFVLDAIDSMKAKASLLAYCRSNKIKVITTGGAGGQVDPTQIKVADLTKTIQDPLAKKLKDTLRRHHNFPMNPARKFGIDCVFSTEQLKYPQADGSVCAAKATAEGPKRMDCATGFGAATVVTATFGFVAVSRIVEKLIQKHAK
- the csdE gene encoding cysteine desulfurase sulfur acceptor subunit CsdE, with the protein product MTTFPSSPFGTEITSDDIVAKMQTFSGWEDRYRQVIQWGKKLPSMPDELKSEQVVVSGCESQVWLVSQNIDGVWYFCADSDARIVRGLIALVMAAYDGKTSEQVQAFDIDGYFENIGLINHLSPSRGNGLKAIVAQIQELSA